A genomic region of Raphanus sativus cultivar WK10039 chromosome 6, ASM80110v3, whole genome shotgun sequence contains the following coding sequences:
- the LOC108812789 gene encoding (6-4)DNA photolyase, whose translation MRRLSSSVCSPSSHRLNPVTTMSTGSNSLVWFRKGLRVHDNPALEHASKCGSSGSIYPVFVIDPHYMEPDPSSFSPGSSRAGVNRIRFLLESLKDLDSSLKKLGSRLLVLRGEPGEVMLRCLQEWKVKRLCFEYDTDPYYQALDFRVKEYASSVGVEVFSPVSHTLFNPTDIIEKNGGKPPLSYQSFLKIAGEPSCASSELVMSYSSLPPVGDVGNLGVSEVPTLEELGYSDDEQAEWTPFRGGESEALKRLNKSISDKAWVANFEKPKGDPSAFLKPATTVLSPYLKFGCLSSRYFYQCLQRVYKDVKKRTSPPVSLLGQLLWREFFYTTAFGTRNFDRMKGNPICKQIPWKEDLDMLAAWRDGKTGYPWIDAIMVQLLKWGWMHHLARHCVACFLTRGDLFIHWEQGRDVFERLLIDSDWAINNGNWMWLSCSSFFYQYNRIYSPVSFGKKYDPDGKYIRHFLPVLKDMPKQYIYEPWTAPLSVQTKAKCIVGKDYPKPMVMHDAASKECKRKMGEAYALNKKMNGGEIGDEDLRDLRRKLEKDEESNIRNQRPKLN comes from the exons ATGCGACGATTATCCTCCTCCGTCTGTTCACCGTCAAGTCACCGTCTCAACCCCGTAACAACCATGTCTACCGGATCCAATTCACTGGTTTGGTTCCGTAAAGGTCTCCGTGTCCACGACAACCCGGCTCTCGAACACGCCTCGAAGTGCGGCTCCTCCGGATCCATCTACCCGGTTTTCGTGATCGACCCGCATTACATGGAACCGGATCCGTCTTCGTTTTCCCCCGGTTCGTCGCGCGCGGGAGTAAACCGGATCCGGTTCTTGCTGGAGAGCCTCAAGGATCTCGATTCCAGTCTGAAGAAACTCGGTTCAAGGCTACTGGTTCTGAGAGGCGAACCGGGTGAGGTCATGCTTCGTTGCTTGCAAGAG TGGAAGGTGAAGAGGCTTTGCTTTGAGTATGATACTGATCCGTATTATCAAGCTCTAGACTTTAGAGTCAag GAGTATGCTTCTTCAGTTGGTGTTGAGGTTTTCTCTCCAGTGAGCCATACTCTTTTCAATCCCACCGACATTATAGAGAAA AATGGTGGGAAGCCACCTTTGAGTTACCAGTCGTTTCTGAAGATAGCCGGGGAGCCTTCATGTGCTAGTTCTGAACTTGTGATGTCTTATTCTTCACTTCCACCGGTTGGAGATGTTGGGAATCTTGGCGTTTCGGAAGTACCAACCCTTGAGGAACTTGGATACAGTGACGATGAGCAG GCTGAATGGACGCCTTTTAGAGGTGGTGAATCAGAAGCCTTGAAACGACTGAACAAGTCAATCAGTGATAAG GCATGGGTGGCTAACTTTGAGAAACCAAAGGGTGATCCATCTGCATTTTTGAAACCCGCAACAACTGTTTTGTCACCTTATCTGAAA TTTGGATGCCTTTCTTCGAGGTACTTTTATCAATGCCTTCAGCGTGTTTACAAGGATGTCAAAAAGCGTACATCGCCGCCAGTTTCTCTCCTTGGACAG TTGTTGTGGCGAGAATTTTTCTATACCACTGCGTTTGGAACTCGTAACTTTGATAGAATGAAGGGAAACCCAATCTGCAAACAG ATTCCATGGAAAGAGGATCTTGATATGTTGGCTGCTTGGAGGGATGGTAAGACAGGATACCCTTGGATTGATGCCATCATGGTTCAG CTTCTGAAATGGGGTTGGATGCACCATCTAGCACGTCACTGTGTAGCCTGTTTCCTAACTCGTGGGGATCTG TTCATACATTGGGAACAAGGGCGTGATGTGTTCGAGAGGCTTTTGATTGATTCAGACTGGGCAATTAATAATGGGAACTGGATGTGGTTATCATGTTCCTCCTTCTTTTACCAG TACAACCGCATATACTCTCCTGTATCTTTTGGAAAGAAGTATGATCCTGATGGCAAGTACATTAGGCATTTTCTCCCGGTATTGAAAG ATATGCCAAAGCAGTATATATATGAGCCATGGACAGCGCCGTTGAGCGTTCAAACTAAAGCAAAGTGCATAGTCGGGAAGGACTACCCGAAGCCAA TGGTTATGCATGACGCAGCAAGTAAGGAGTGCAAGAGGAAGATGGGTGAAGCATATGCATTGAACAAGAAGATGAATGGTGGTGAGATCGGTGATGAAGACCTGAGGGATTTGAGGAGAAAGCTTGAGAAAGATGAAGAGTCAAACATCAGGAATCAACGACCAAAACTCAACTAA
- the LOC108807648 gene encoding uncharacterized protein LOC108807648 → MKETACAKNKEPEPGCYSNIFAVWFRSSRWRQASKCKRHIRSLQCSVKIHRGRRECMAKHSRSDMAKLLNNDLLPEALPKAKQFYEDEKRLSAYNQVEYFCTSILQNFSPLDRHSDIHLLPEETKEAMAGLIFAASRIGELKELQIIRSLFVERFGLEFDKDCVYLRPGHLVSSEIVKILETKTPRDAFSPENLFEISKNYQTNTTWVDSITKDSASRNNLGIASSDMAKKEKPKTSVSGKTVGEKNSKFLDSDIAEKEKPKTGVWGIFTKKN, encoded by the exons ATGAAGGAAACGGCGTGTGCCAAGAACAAAGAACCGGAGCCTGGATGTTATAGTAACATTTTTGCTGTTTGGTTTCGTTCTTCAAGATGGCGGCAAGCTTCAAAGTG CAAACGCCATATCCGGAGTCTCCAATGTTCTGTCAAAATTCATCGGGGACGAAGAGAGTGTATGGCTAAGCATTCCCGGTCCGATATGGCTAAGCTCCTTAATAACGATCTCTTACCGGAAGCACTTCCTAAG GCGAAGCAATTCTATGAGGATGAGAAAAGGTTATCAGCTTACAATCAGGTCGAGTACTTCTGCACATCCATATTGCAGAATTTTTCTCCTTTAGATCGTCACAG CGATATTCATCTATTACCAGAAGAAACTAAAGAAGCAATGGCCGGACTGATATTTGCCGCATCAAGAATCGGAGAGCTTAAGGAGCTTCAAATCATAAGGAGCTTGTTTGTTGAAAGATTTGGGCTTGAGTTTGACAAAGATTGTGTATATTTGCGTCCAGGACACTTGGTGAGTTCGGAGATAGTGAAGATTCTAGAGACGAAGACGCCGAGAGATGCATTTAGTCCAGAGAACCTATTTGAAATTTCCAAAAACTACCAAACCAATACTACTTGGGTGGATTCAATAACTAAGGATTCAGCTTCACGTAATAATCTTGGCATTGCCAGTTCTGATATGGCGAAAAAAGAGAAACCAAAAACGAGTGTTAGCGGAAAGACAGTTGGGGAGAAGAATTCAAAGTTTCTGGATTCTGATATTGCGGAAAAAGAGAAACCAAAAACGGGTGTTTGGGGAATTTTTACGAAGAAGAACTAA